In Nitrososphaerota archaeon, one DNA window encodes the following:
- a CDS encoding arsenate reductase ArsC translates to MKKKILFVCVENAGRSQMAEAFARKYGGNEVEVCSAGTMPASSVHPEVIEVMKEKGFDLSGKKPQTLDLKMLEAADIVITMGCSVEGLCPAHLIRNIVDWKLEDPKGKPIEKVREIRDEVEKKVLKLLEQIKRGKLTH, encoded by the coding sequence TTGAAGAAGAAAATACTGTTTGTTTGTGTGGAGAATGCTGGGCGAAGCCAGATGGCTGAAGCCTTCGCTAGAAAATATGGCGGCAACGAGGTCGAGGTTTGCAGCGCTGGAACAATGCCAGCATCTTCGGTGCACCCTGAGGTGATTGAGGTTATGAAGGAGAAGGGGTTCGATCTATCGGGCAAGAAGCCTCAGACGCTCGACTTGAAGATGTTGGAGGCAGCGGATATAGTGATAACTATGGGGTGTAGCGTAGAAGGATTATGCCCAGCCCACCTAATTAGAAACATCGTCGATTGGAAGCTCGAAGACCCTAAAGGGAAGCCGATAGAGAAGGTTAGGGAGATCAGGGACGAAGTGGAGAAAAAGGTCTTGAAGCTGCTAGAGCAGATAAAACGCGGGAAGTTGACACATTAA